A section of the Amycolatopsis sp. AA4 genome encodes:
- a CDS encoding branched-chain amino acid transporter permease has protein sequence MPDAAYLLAAVAVSAAVTWGLRALPFAVLAPLRASRTVQYLSTRMPAGVMVILLVYCLRDVSWTSASALAPTIALAVTIGLHLWRRNAVLSIVGGTAVHVVLASVLFPV, from the coding sequence ATGCCTGACGCCGCCTACCTGCTCGCCGCGGTCGCGGTCTCCGCCGCGGTCACGTGGGGGTTGCGCGCGCTGCCGTTCGCCGTGCTGGCCCCGTTGCGCGCCAGCCGGACCGTGCAGTATCTGAGCACCCGCATGCCCGCCGGCGTCATGGTGATCCTGCTGGTCTATTGCCTGCGCGACGTGTCGTGGACGTCGGCGAGCGCCCTCGCCCCGACCATCGCGCTCGCCGTGACGATCGGCCTGCACCTGTGGCGCCGCAACGCAGTGCTCAGCATCGTCGGCGGCACTGCGGTGCACGTTGTGCTGGCGAGCGTGCTGTTTCCGGTATGA
- a CDS encoding AMP-binding protein: protein MSAYTAKPWLALYREGTPAEISPEHDTALALFDASVRRAPDTVLIRYFDGALTVREVDEAANALAVALADDGFAPGDRLALFTQNNPAYLIGLLAAWKAGGTAVSINPMNRARELSYLLADSGATALLALDELYAEVARDVIAEGGTAVRTVVTTSALDWQTRNDPRLFGEAARRRDEGVRDLAEVVAQHSGRTITAPDPQPSDPAVLTYTSGTTGVPKGAINTHRNLVFNAQTYRDWIGLGEADTILGIAPLFHITGLVGHAMLALLLPAPLVLAHRFQPAVMLDAIREHRPTFTIGAITAFTALAGVPGVSREDFSSLTAVYSGGAAIAPAVAESLENRLGIQVHNAYGLTETSSPSHCVPRGVRTPVDPASGALSIGVPVFNTVVRVLDEAGAEVPAGQIGELATSGPQVVPGYWNKPDATEESLPGGELRTGDVGFMDEHGWFYLVDRKKDMINAAGYKVWPREVEDVLYTHPAVRETAVVGVPDPYRGETVKAYVSLNPGAAVSAQDLVDYAKERMAAYKYPRLVEFLDEIPKNASGKILRRELRGRPAESPAGERKSG, encoded by the coding sequence ATGAGCGCCTACACCGCGAAACCCTGGCTCGCGCTCTACCGCGAGGGCACCCCCGCCGAGATCAGCCCGGAACACGACACCGCGCTCGCCCTCTTCGACGCGTCCGTCCGCCGCGCTCCGGACACCGTGCTGATCCGCTACTTCGACGGCGCACTGACCGTGCGCGAGGTGGACGAGGCCGCGAACGCGCTGGCGGTCGCGCTCGCGGACGACGGCTTCGCCCCGGGCGACCGGCTGGCCCTGTTCACCCAGAACAACCCTGCCTACCTCATCGGCCTGCTCGCCGCGTGGAAGGCGGGCGGCACCGCGGTGTCGATCAACCCGATGAACCGGGCCCGCGAGCTGAGCTATCTGCTCGCCGACTCCGGCGCGACGGCGCTGCTCGCCCTCGACGAGCTGTACGCGGAGGTCGCCCGCGACGTCATCGCCGAGGGCGGGACCGCGGTGCGGACGGTCGTCACCACGTCGGCACTGGACTGGCAGACCCGCAACGACCCGCGCCTGTTCGGCGAGGCGGCCCGGCGCCGCGACGAGGGCGTCCGCGACCTCGCCGAGGTGGTGGCGCAGCACTCCGGGCGCACGATCACGGCACCGGACCCGCAACCCTCCGACCCGGCGGTGCTGACTTACACCTCCGGCACCACCGGCGTCCCCAAAGGCGCGATCAACACGCACCGCAACCTGGTCTTCAACGCGCAGACCTACCGGGACTGGATCGGCCTCGGCGAAGCCGACACGATCCTCGGGATCGCCCCGCTGTTCCACATCACCGGGCTCGTCGGGCACGCCATGCTCGCCCTGCTGCTGCCCGCGCCGCTGGTGCTCGCGCACCGCTTCCAGCCGGCCGTGATGCTCGACGCGATCCGCGAGCACCGGCCGACCTTCACCATCGGCGCCATCACCGCGTTCACCGCGCTGGCAGGCGTTCCGGGAGTGAGCCGAGAAGATTTCTCCTCGCTGACCGCGGTCTACTCGGGCGGCGCCGCCATCGCGCCCGCGGTCGCGGAATCGCTCGAGAACCGGCTCGGCATCCAGGTGCACAACGCCTACGGCCTCACCGAGACGAGTTCGCCGTCGCACTGCGTTCCGCGCGGCGTGCGAACACCGGTCGACCCTGCTTCCGGTGCGCTTTCCATCGGTGTCCCCGTCTTCAACACCGTGGTGCGGGTGCTCGACGAGGCCGGAGCGGAGGTCCCGGCCGGGCAGATCGGCGAGCTGGCCACCTCCGGCCCGCAAGTGGTGCCGGGCTACTGGAACAAGCCCGACGCGACCGAGGAATCGTTGCCCGGCGGGGAACTGCGCACCGGGGACGTCGGGTTCATGGACGAGCACGGCTGGTTCTATCTGGTGGACCGCAAGAAGGACATGATCAACGCGGCCGGGTACAAGGTCTGGCCGCGCGAGGTCGAGGACGTGCTCTACACCCACCCCGCCGTGCGCGAGACGGCTGTCGTCGGAGTGCCCGACCCGTACCGCGGCGAGACGGTCAAGGCGTACGTCTCGCTCAATCCCGGCGCTGCCGTGTCCGCGCAGGACCTGGTCGACTACGCGAAGGAGCGGATGGCGGCCTACAAATATCCCCGTCTTGTCGAATTCCTCGACGAGATCCCGAAAAACGCCTCCGGCAAGATCCTCCGCCGCGAACTGCGGGGCAGGCCGGCGGAAAGCCCCGCCGGGGAAAGGAAATCCGGATGA
- a CDS encoding LuxR C-terminal-related transcriptional regulator: protein MRNGSPCGTAPIVAGVRDAERAHLVSALEARPAFIVVEGLAGAGKSCLAAHALAALGTRPDRVLTAYCGAESQRFPYHVATALFGNAGIELAIPPDPVREALFPRIRRALARLGACVLLIEDLHWADAASLDLLRYVLRDPPPDLTVLGTRRTGARPRTALAPGPIIPLGPLSTEETAALAAHLAGGNVSPGAVSRIESLTGGLPLYFGPVLDALRRTVRGPLDEQAVDAVFGRPLPAALTSWVSDRLGDLAAGARKVAEAAAVLAEPETAEALASVSGLPPRRVRGYVLELLRHGHFAESRGYRYGFRADLDRLAVYHTVPGPRRQRMHQLAAAMLDARDPQPMRRLVAHARRSGTLRAWLAQSEQATEDAVEVGDSASAMAILRTAITDDSLSTVERLRAIRRFCALAPAVVDQERNARLLRALLHDQRLPRPDRARVRLGYGLLLVRQAGGVEHGRTEIERAVAELEAQPELALRGVSLLCAPYLGAQPVSRHLPWLERAEKSLSGKEAAAEDIPILANVLGARVHLGHRVEADRLAPYGDLAATAELRQQLARAHCNLADGHSWIGDTARAQELLHLGLDLATGAGASFVVGSAEATQIRLDWAAGRWERIDERADELERSYPGLHPVVCELKLVKAWYAIAQGNWSEGRRNLQGAGLADLRNAVAPVAIAAWGALIHTLLDGDAAVQAAREASQAVEYLRRKEGWAWSGELLPYAGQAFLEAGLEADADRLIADAEAALADRYAPLAEASLLAARALRAGDRAAEAYDAAAAAHARIGHHYRAGQLTERAALLRWQDGDSAAKDELRLLAERFDLMGATIDAGRCQRHLRTRSAAPVRPREHRGAGSGLSPREEQVEQLVLDGRTNQEIADVLFLSRRTVEEHVANVLRKRGVRSRHDLRRA from the coding sequence ATGCGAAACGGTTCACCGTGCGGAACTGCCCCGATCGTCGCCGGGGTGCGCGACGCGGAGCGCGCGCACCTGGTCTCCGCGCTGGAGGCGAGGCCGGCCTTCATCGTGGTGGAAGGCCTTGCCGGAGCGGGGAAAAGCTGCCTCGCCGCGCACGCCCTCGCCGCGCTCGGAACCCGGCCCGACCGGGTTCTGACCGCGTATTGCGGCGCCGAGTCCCAGCGCTTCCCCTACCACGTCGCGACGGCCCTCTTCGGCAATGCCGGGATCGAGCTGGCCATCCCGCCCGACCCGGTGCGGGAGGCGCTGTTCCCGCGCATCCGGCGCGCACTCGCCCGGCTCGGCGCCTGCGTGCTGCTGATCGAAGACCTGCACTGGGCCGACGCCGCGTCGCTCGACCTGCTGCGGTACGTCCTGCGCGATCCCCCGCCCGACTTGACCGTGCTCGGCACCCGGCGGACCGGCGCGCGGCCCCGCACCGCTTTGGCCCCGGGGCCGATCATTCCGCTCGGCCCGCTGAGCACGGAGGAAACGGCCGCGCTCGCCGCGCACCTCGCGGGCGGAAACGTCAGTCCCGGTGCGGTTTCCCGCATCGAGTCCCTCACCGGCGGGCTGCCGCTCTACTTCGGACCGGTCCTCGACGCGCTGCGCCGGACCGTTCGCGGTCCCCTCGACGAGCAGGCCGTCGACGCCGTTTTCGGCCGTCCCCTGCCCGCCGCGCTGACCAGCTGGGTGTCCGACCGGCTCGGCGACCTCGCCGCCGGCGCCCGGAAGGTCGCCGAGGCCGCCGCCGTGCTGGCGGAACCCGAAACCGCCGAAGCCCTCGCCTCGGTCAGCGGCCTGCCGCCCCGCCGGGTCCGCGGGTACGTGCTGGAGCTGCTGCGGCACGGGCACTTCGCGGAATCCCGCGGCTACCGGTACGGCTTCCGGGCGGACCTCGACCGGCTGGCCGTGTACCACACTGTGCCCGGTCCGAGACGGCAGCGGATGCATCAGCTGGCGGCCGCGATGCTCGACGCGCGCGATCCCCAGCCGATGCGGCGGCTGGTCGCGCACGCGCGCCGGAGCGGAACGCTGCGGGCTTGGCTGGCGCAAAGCGAACAAGCCACCGAGGACGCCGTCGAGGTCGGCGATTCCGCCTCCGCCATGGCGATTCTGCGCACCGCGATCACCGACGATTCGCTGTCCACAGTGGAACGGCTGCGTGCGATCCGCCGGTTCTGCGCGCTCGCCCCCGCGGTGGTCGACCAGGAACGCAACGCGCGCTTGCTCCGGGCCCTGCTCCACGACCAGCGCCTGCCCCGCCCGGACCGGGCCCGGGTCCGCCTCGGCTACGGGCTCCTCCTCGTCCGCCAGGCCGGAGGGGTCGAACACGGGCGGACAGAAATCGAACGCGCGGTCGCCGAACTGGAGGCACAGCCCGAACTCGCCCTGCGCGGCGTGTCCCTCCTGTGCGCGCCCTACCTCGGCGCCCAGCCCGTCAGCCGCCACCTTCCGTGGCTCGAACGCGCCGAGAAATCCCTTAGCGGCAAGGAAGCCGCGGCCGAGGACATCCCGATCCTCGCCAACGTTCTCGGTGCGAGAGTCCATCTCGGACACCGCGTCGAGGCGGACCGGCTGGCACCCTACGGCGACCTCGCGGCCACCGCCGAACTTCGCCAGCAGCTGGCGCGGGCGCATTGCAACCTCGCCGACGGGCATTCCTGGATCGGGGACACCGCACGCGCGCAGGAACTGCTGCACCTCGGACTCGACCTGGCGACCGGCGCGGGCGCGTCCTTCGTGGTCGGCAGTGCCGAAGCCACTCAGATCCGGCTCGACTGGGCGGCCGGGCGCTGGGAGCGGATCGACGAGCGCGCGGACGAACTGGAACGGTCCTATCCCGGGCTGCACCCGGTCGTCTGCGAACTGAAGCTGGTGAAAGCCTGGTACGCGATCGCGCAGGGAAACTGGAGCGAGGGCCGCCGGAACCTCCAGGGCGCGGGGCTGGCCGACCTCCGCAACGCCGTCGCCCCGGTCGCCATCGCCGCCTGGGGCGCGCTGATCCACACCCTGCTGGACGGTGACGCCGCGGTCCAGGCGGCGCGCGAAGCCAGTCAGGCGGTCGAATACCTGCGGCGCAAGGAAGGCTGGGCGTGGAGCGGGGAGCTGCTCCCCTACGCCGGGCAGGCCTTTCTGGAGGCGGGACTCGAAGCGGACGCCGACCGCTTGATCGCCGACGCCGAAGCTGCGCTCGCGGACCGGTACGCACCGCTCGCCGAGGCGTCATTGCTCGCCGCCCGCGCGCTCCGCGCCGGCGACCGCGCGGCCGAGGCATACGACGCGGCAGCCGCGGCCCACGCCCGGATCGGCCACCACTACCGGGCAGGCCAGCTCACCGAGCGGGCCGCGCTCCTCCGGTGGCAGGACGGCGACTCCGCGGCCAAGGACGAACTCCGCCTGCTGGCCGAAAGATTCGACCTGATGGGCGCCACCATCGACGCCGGCCGCTGCCAGCGGCACCTCCGCACCCGCAGCGCGGCCCCCGTGCGCCCGCGCGAGCACCGCGGCGCCGGCAGCGGGCTGTCGCCCCGCGAAGAACAGGTCGAGCAGCTCGTCCTCGACGGCCGCACCAACCAGGAAATCGCCGACGTCCTGTTCCTGTCCCGCCGGACGGTCGAGGAGCACGTGGCGAACGTCCTCCGCAAACGCGGCGTCCGTTCCCGCCACGACCTCCGGCGCGCCTGA
- a CDS encoding cyclase family protein, with the protein MSDAPALTDLLANAPSNWGKWGSGDEVGALNYLTEAEVLRGVAEIGSGKVFTLQRLIGDPAGEPVWPGRRPAEREQVIDESAWDEGGDGPEFPGGLHYADDKIEAFLQGSTQYDALGHVWYDGRIWNGYDARSTVGGLDKASVAPIAERGVAGRGVLLDMARFRGKDHLDAGETFTHEDLEACAEAQGTKIENRDILLIRTNHLRLFFDQGDAFYDGFCEAGLVYSPELVEWFQRREIPNLVTDTIANEVTTDPNTGVALVLHNALMRNLGVVFTEICDLEKLAADCAEDGKYTFFYAAAPLKIHRASGSPVNPMAVK; encoded by the coding sequence ATGAGCGACGCACCCGCCCTGACCGACCTGCTGGCGAACGCGCCGTCGAACTGGGGGAAGTGGGGCTCCGGCGACGAGGTCGGCGCGCTGAACTACCTGACCGAGGCCGAGGTCCTGCGCGGCGTCGCGGAAATCGGCTCCGGCAAGGTGTTCACCCTGCAGCGGCTGATCGGGGACCCGGCCGGCGAGCCGGTGTGGCCGGGCCGCCGTCCCGCCGAGCGCGAGCAGGTCATCGACGAGTCCGCCTGGGACGAGGGCGGCGACGGGCCGGAATTCCCCGGCGGCCTGCACTACGCCGACGACAAGATCGAAGCGTTCCTGCAGGGCTCGACGCAGTACGACGCGCTGGGGCACGTCTGGTACGACGGCCGGATCTGGAACGGCTACGACGCGCGGAGCACCGTCGGCGGCCTGGACAAGGCCAGCGTCGCCCCGATCGCCGAACGCGGCGTGGCGGGCCGCGGGGTGCTGCTGGACATGGCCCGGTTCCGCGGCAAGGACCACCTCGACGCGGGCGAGACGTTCACCCACGAGGACCTGGAGGCCTGCGCCGAGGCGCAGGGCACGAAGATCGAGAACCGGGACATCCTGCTGATCCGCACCAACCACCTGCGGCTGTTCTTCGACCAGGGCGACGCCTTCTACGACGGATTCTGCGAGGCCGGGCTCGTCTACTCGCCGGAACTCGTCGAATGGTTCCAGCGCCGGGAAATCCCGAACCTGGTCACCGACACCATCGCCAACGAGGTCACCACCGACCCGAACACCGGCGTGGCCCTGGTGCTGCACAACGCGTTGATGCGCAACCTCGGCGTCGTGTTCACCGAGATCTGCGACCTGGAGAAGCTCGCCGCCGACTGCGCCGAAGACGGCAAGTACACGTTCTTCTACGCCGCGGCCCCGCTGAAGATCCACCGGGCGAGCGGCTCGCCGGTCAACCCGATGGCGGTGAAATGA
- a CDS encoding aldo/keto reductase — MQKRKLGQQLEVSALGLGCMGMSFFYGSPPDPSEMTKLLRAAVERGVTFFDTAEVYGPFTNEELLGQALAPVREQVVLATKFGLKHGEHGPAPASGLDSRPEQIRRVTEASLRRLRTDCIDLLYQHRVDPEVPIEDVAGTVKELIAEGKVKHFGLSEAGATTISRAHAVQPVTALQSEYSLWMRDHEAEIIPALEKLGIGLVPYSPLGKGYLTGTIDSRTSLADNDLRRLLPRFAPEARQANQALVDLLKEIAGDKGATPAQIALAWVLAQKPWFVPIPGTTKLHRLEENLGALEVELTSGDLHRIEEAANQVQGERVPEGFKSLFGR, encoded by the coding sequence GTGCAGAAACGCAAACTCGGACAGCAGCTCGAAGTCTCCGCCTTGGGACTCGGGTGCATGGGCATGAGTTTCTTCTACGGTTCGCCCCCGGACCCGTCCGAGATGACGAAGCTGCTGCGGGCCGCCGTCGAGCGTGGCGTGACTTTCTTCGACACCGCCGAGGTCTATGGGCCTTTCACCAACGAAGAGCTGCTCGGACAGGCGCTGGCGCCGGTCCGCGAACAAGTCGTGCTCGCCACCAAATTCGGTCTCAAGCACGGAGAACACGGACCGGCTCCGGCGTCGGGGCTCGACAGCAGGCCCGAGCAGATCCGCCGGGTGACCGAGGCCTCGCTCCGGCGTCTGCGGACGGACTGCATCGACCTGCTGTACCAGCACCGCGTCGACCCCGAAGTGCCCATCGAGGACGTGGCGGGCACGGTCAAGGAGCTGATCGCCGAGGGCAAGGTCAAGCACTTCGGCCTGTCGGAGGCCGGGGCGACGACGATCAGCCGCGCGCACGCCGTGCAGCCGGTGACCGCGCTGCAAAGCGAATACTCGCTCTGGATGCGCGACCACGAAGCCGAGATCATTCCGGCCCTGGAGAAGCTGGGCATCGGCCTGGTGCCCTACAGCCCGCTGGGCAAGGGCTATCTGACCGGCACCATCGACTCCCGCACCTCGCTGGCCGACAACGACCTCCGCCGCCTGCTGCCGCGCTTCGCCCCGGAAGCACGGCAGGCCAACCAGGCACTGGTCGACCTGCTGAAGGAGATCGCCGGGGACAAGGGAGCCACCCCGGCCCAGATCGCGCTCGCCTGGGTGCTGGCGCAGAAGCCGTGGTTCGTGCCGATCCCCGGCACCACCAAACTGCACCGCTTGGAGGAGAACCTGGGCGCGCTCGAGGTCGAGCTGACCTCTGGCGACCTGCACCGCATCGAGGAGGCCGCGAACCAGGTGCAGGGCGAACGCGTCCCCGAGGGGTTCAAGTCCCTGTTCGGCCGCTGA
- a CDS encoding S1 family peptidase, with the protein MALRKSLSILATMSAAALATGMCTHAATAQVQSLAQLQHAAVQQASQLTNTLGASSGGYWLDHGKAVVNVLDDASARKVEAAGLTAKKVKHSFAQLTQAKNQLDTVKNVPQTAWGIDTRANQVVVKIYSAAKPEVAKKVAEAAARLGDSARIEHRTGKLELYIADGDAISNGSSRCSLGFNVTRGGEPFLLTAGHCTNLGGTWSGDDVSGAEIVESDCPGADSGLLTRPNGTGPGEINTGQAITAAADPTVGEQMEKQGSTTGGGSGEVTSVDESVNFDVGVLNHEFGTTAQTDHGDSGGPAYDGSTGLGTLSGGDTQTSYFYPLTLELQSYGLNLA; encoded by the coding sequence ATGGCACTCCGGAAATCGCTGTCCATTCTCGCCACAATGTCCGCCGCCGCATTGGCGACCGGCATGTGCACCCACGCCGCGACCGCGCAGGTTCAGTCCCTCGCCCAGCTGCAGCACGCTGCGGTCCAGCAGGCCTCGCAGCTGACGAATACGCTCGGCGCGTCGTCCGGCGGTTATTGGCTCGACCACGGCAAGGCCGTCGTGAACGTTCTCGACGACGCGTCGGCGCGCAAAGTCGAAGCCGCCGGGTTGACCGCCAAGAAGGTCAAGCACAGTTTCGCCCAGCTCACCCAGGCCAAAAATCAGCTCGACACCGTCAAGAACGTCCCGCAGACCGCGTGGGGAATCGACACCCGCGCGAACCAGGTGGTGGTCAAGATCTACTCGGCCGCCAAGCCCGAAGTCGCGAAGAAGGTCGCCGAGGCCGCCGCCCGGCTCGGCGACAGCGCCCGGATCGAACACCGGACCGGCAAACTGGAGCTGTACATCGCCGACGGCGACGCGATCAGCAACGGCAGCAGCCGCTGTTCGCTCGGCTTCAACGTCACCCGCGGCGGCGAGCCGTTCCTGCTCACCGCCGGGCACTGCACCAACCTCGGCGGCACCTGGTCCGGCGACGACGTCTCCGGGGCCGAGATCGTCGAAAGCGACTGCCCCGGCGCCGACTCCGGGCTGCTGACCCGTCCGAACGGCACCGGACCCGGCGAAATCAACACCGGCCAGGCGATCACCGCCGCCGCCGACCCGACGGTCGGCGAGCAGATGGAGAAGCAGGGCTCGACCACCGGCGGCGGCTCCGGCGAGGTCACCTCGGTCGACGAATCGGTGAACTTCGACGTCGGCGTTCTCAACCACGAGTTCGGCACCACCGCCCAGACCGACCACGGCGACTCGGGCGGCCCGGCCTACGACGGCTCGACCGGCCTCGGCACCCTCTCCGGCGGCGACACGCAGACCAGCTACTTCTACCCGCTCACCCTCGAACTCCAGTCGTACGGCCTGAACCTCGCCTGA
- a CDS encoding zinc-binding dehydrogenase produces MRAVKIKDGQFELGEAPDPAADGDQVVVRIRAAGLNAADLQQARGAYPAPPGWPDDIPGLEIAGVVEDPGPTATGWAAGDRVMAVVGGGAHAERIAVPASLLLPIPDSVDDVHAAGFPEAFSTAWDGLVDPAGVRPGERVLVTGAAGGVGTAMVQVAALAGADVVASVRRPETHAAVQALAPEATVVTPEQEEENGPYDIVVELVGGKDCLRRVRWLNPYGRILVIGVGAGEETTLRLFDLMRVRGRVLGSTIRARSTVEKAALANRVRKGLLAALATGRLTVPVDSVYPLEQAAEAYVRLGTPGKLGKIVLRTE; encoded by the coding sequence ATGCGCGCGGTGAAAATCAAGGACGGCCAGTTCGAACTCGGCGAGGCGCCCGACCCGGCCGCGGACGGCGACCAGGTCGTGGTCCGGATTCGCGCGGCCGGACTGAACGCGGCGGACCTGCAGCAGGCCCGGGGCGCCTATCCCGCCCCGCCGGGCTGGCCGGACGACATCCCCGGGCTCGAGATCGCCGGGGTGGTCGAAGACCCGGGGCCGACCGCGACCGGCTGGGCCGCCGGAGACCGGGTGATGGCAGTAGTCGGCGGCGGCGCGCACGCCGAACGCATCGCGGTCCCGGCGAGCCTGCTGCTGCCGATCCCGGACTCGGTCGACGACGTCCACGCGGCCGGTTTCCCCGAAGCGTTCAGCACCGCCTGGGACGGCCTGGTCGACCCGGCCGGCGTGCGCCCGGGCGAGCGAGTCCTGGTCACCGGGGCGGCGGGCGGCGTCGGCACCGCGATGGTGCAGGTCGCCGCACTCGCCGGGGCCGACGTCGTCGCGAGCGTGCGCCGCCCGGAGACACACGCGGCCGTCCAGGCCTTGGCCCCCGAGGCGACGGTCGTGACCCCGGAGCAGGAAGAGGAAAACGGTCCGTACGACATCGTCGTCGAACTGGTCGGCGGCAAGGACTGCCTGCGCCGGGTGCGGTGGCTCAACCCGTACGGCCGGATCCTGGTCATCGGAGTCGGCGCCGGGGAGGAGACGACCCTGCGGCTGTTCGACCTGATGCGAGTCCGCGGCCGGGTGCTCGGGTCGACCATCCGGGCGCGCAGCACCGTCGAAAAGGCAGCACTCGCGAACCGGGTGCGGAAAGGCCTCCTGGCCGCGCTCGCGACGGGACGGCTCACCGTGCCGGTGGACAGCGTTTATCCGTTGGAGCAGGCGGCTGAGGCTTATGTCCGGCTGGGCACGCCGGGAAAGCTCGGCAAGATCGTGCTGCGGACGGAGTGA
- a CDS encoding AzlC family ABC transporter permease, giving the protein MQTVSDLAVRDRSPALAALKECGSVGIGLVPLGLAFGVFLTHSGLAWWWATIFTTFIYAGSFEFLLIGLAAAAAPLASIGLSAFLVNVRHVFYALSFPLHRVRGRGARAYSTFALTDEAYALSTTDAAREWNGARILWLQLFLHLFWVGGATAGGLLGSLIPSGVVGLDFAMTALFVVLALDAVRDRKGDLPTPVLAALSAVVARVVFPGQMLLAAFLLFVAGLVVRGVVAQRSVSNA; this is encoded by the coding sequence GTGCAAACCGTCTCCGACCTGGCTGTTCGTGATCGCTCGCCCGCGCTGGCCGCGCTGAAGGAGTGCGGGTCCGTCGGGATCGGCCTGGTCCCGCTCGGGCTCGCGTTCGGCGTGTTCCTCACTCATTCGGGCCTCGCCTGGTGGTGGGCGACGATCTTCACCACGTTCATCTACGCGGGCTCGTTCGAGTTCCTGCTGATCGGCCTGGCCGCGGCGGCGGCCCCGCTGGCGTCGATCGGGCTCTCGGCGTTCCTGGTCAACGTCCGGCATGTCTTCTACGCCCTCTCTTTCCCGCTGCATCGCGTGCGCGGCCGCGGGGCGCGGGCTTACAGCACGTTCGCCCTCACCGACGAGGCCTACGCACTGTCCACAACGGACGCCGCCCGCGAGTGGAACGGCGCGCGAATCCTGTGGCTGCAACTGTTCCTGCACCTGTTCTGGGTCGGCGGAGCCACCGCGGGCGGACTGCTCGGCTCGCTGATCCCGAGCGGCGTCGTCGGCCTGGACTTCGCCATGACGGCCTTGTTCGTAGTCCTCGCGCTCGACGCCGTCCGCGACCGCAAAGGCGACCTGCCGACTCCCGTGCTCGCCGCCCTGAGCGCGGTCGTGGCCCGGGTGGTCTTCCCCGGCCAGATGCTGCTGGCGGCTTTCCTGCTGTTCGTCGCGGGACTGGTCGTGCGCGGCGTCGTCGCCCAGCGGAGCGTGAGCAATGCCTGA
- a CDS encoding Lrp/AsnC family transcriptional regulator, whose amino-acid sequence MSNVVRLDAVDREILFHLRQDGRLTNVELAKRVGLTPPPCLRRVKRLEDAGVIAGYRAVLDPGAVGRGLETLIDLEVYATDRATIEALEDTIASYDEVIEFRRLFGRPDYFIRVAVADHAAYEEFQTRKLSGLPGVLRVTSHLTMKKIKGDA is encoded by the coding sequence GTGAGCAATGTAGTACGACTAGACGCGGTGGATCGGGAAATTTTATTTCACTTGCGTCAGGACGGCAGGCTGACCAACGTCGAACTCGCCAAACGAGTGGGGCTCACCCCTCCCCCGTGCCTGCGCCGGGTCAAGCGCCTCGAAGACGCGGGAGTGATCGCCGGCTACCGCGCGGTGCTCGACCCCGGAGCCGTCGGCCGCGGGCTGGAAACGCTGATCGACCTCGAGGTCTACGCGACCGACCGGGCGACCATCGAGGCGCTCGAGGACACCATCGCCTCCTACGACGAGGTGATCGAGTTCCGCCGCCTCTTCGGCCGCCCGGACTACTTCATCCGCGTCGCGGTCGCCGATCACGCCGCGTACGAGGAATTCCAGACGCGAAAACTGTCCGGCCTGCCGGGCGTCCTGCGGGTCACGTCGCACCTGACAATGAAGAAGATCAAGGGCGACGCCTGA
- a CDS encoding antibiotic biosynthesis monooxygenase, with translation MIRELAQIDVRPGTEAEFEKAVAKAKPLFDQAEGCHGAVLWRGVEKPARYRLVVLWETVEHHTVTFRGSPDFQRWRELVGEYFAAPPEVEHVHEV, from the coding sequence ATGATCCGCGAACTCGCGCAGATCGACGTCCGCCCCGGCACGGAGGCGGAGTTCGAAAAGGCGGTGGCCAAGGCCAAGCCGCTTTTCGACCAGGCGGAAGGCTGCCATGGAGCCGTGCTGTGGCGCGGGGTCGAGAAACCGGCGCGCTACCGTCTGGTCGTCCTCTGGGAAACGGTGGAGCACCACACGGTGACGTTCCGGGGCTCGCCGGATTTCCAGCGGTGGCGCGAGCTGGTGGGGGAGTACTTCGCCGCTCCGCCTGAAGTCGAGCACGTCCACGAAGTGTGA